A region of Clostridium acetobutylicum ATCC 824 DNA encodes the following proteins:
- a CDS encoding AAA family ATPase: protein MAKINLIIAETDGAYLKGLVNYISSNFEDTFRITCFTNREYLEKYISSGRISDILLIKTDMFYEGLMKNSIKSIAILSEGGNMDEFNGLPVVKKYQPGEKLCREILNIYYNNNPEVAPCKEVKKQEGSIITLYSPVGGIGKSTIAIEMAKKLSDSNKKVLYLNLEDLQSTLVFFECSTSKNMSDFLYFIKERDENFKEVLKDIVLKDEESGINYFAPVDSVLDIEDLKVDDVKFMLQKLIEVNMYNYIIIDLSSTFNINYKTIFEMSSKIIVPIGQDKLSSVKLQNFLKQLDNLENFSFIQNKYKDNLETIIPHVLLREKKPIIQKIYYDEALESVSSLIYLKNRASTFLRCIDELIMKLL, encoded by the coding sequence ATGGCAAAGATAAATTTGATTATAGCAGAAACGGATGGAGCTTATTTAAAGGGATTAGTAAATTATATAAGTAGTAATTTTGAGGATACTTTTAGAATCACCTGTTTTACTAATAGAGAATATTTGGAGAAGTATATAAGCTCTGGTAGGATTTCGGACATACTTTTGATAAAGACAGACATGTTCTATGAAGGGCTTATGAAAAATTCTATAAAATCCATTGCTATTTTATCAGAAGGTGGCAATATGGATGAATTTAACGGGCTCCCTGTAGTAAAGAAGTATCAGCCAGGGGAAAAGCTTTGCAGAGAAATATTGAATATATATTATAATAACAATCCAGAGGTGGCCCCTTGTAAAGAAGTAAAAAAGCAGGAAGGCAGCATAATAACGCTATATTCACCTGTTGGAGGAATAGGAAAATCAACTATAGCTATAGAAATGGCTAAAAAACTAAGTGATTCTAACAAAAAAGTACTGTATTTGAATTTAGAAGATTTACAATCAACCTTGGTTTTTTTTGAATGTAGTACAAGTAAAAATATGTCTGATTTCCTTTACTTCATAAAAGAAAGAGATGAAAATTTTAAAGAAGTTCTTAAAGATATAGTACTTAAAGATGAGGAAAGTGGAATTAATTACTTTGCACCAGTAGATAGTGTTCTTGATATAGAGGATTTAAAAGTGGATGATGTTAAGTTTATGCTTCAAAAGCTAATAGAGGTAAATATGTATAACTACATAATAATTGATCTAAGTTCTACTTTTAATATAAACTACAAAACAATTTTTGAGATGTCTTCTAAGATTATAGTTCCAATTGGACAAGATAAGCTTTCAAGTGTAAAATTACAAAATTTTCTAAAGCAGCTGGATAATTTAGAAAATTTCTCTTTTATACAAAACAAATATAAAGATAATTTAGAAACAATAATACCGCATGTTTTGTTAAGGGAAAAAAAACCTATTATTCAGAAAATATATTATGATGAAGCACTAGAGAGTGTAAGCAGTTTAATATATTTAAAGAATAGGGCAAGTACCTTTTTGAGATGTATAGATGAACTAATTATGAAATTATTATAA
- a CDS encoding PP2C family protein-serine/threonine phosphatase translates to MEIVVGAVSDKGNIKPTNQDNFLVKIYEDNNRDIGLFVMCDGMGGLSFGEIASSISVKYFKEWFDKHYERIINEKDEKKITEFMAKIIEVVNTKIRDYGKKESVKVGTTVSALLLCNDIYYIAHVGDSRIYKINKEIKQLTEDHTLVAMNVRNNIMTEIEAKNSAKKNILTQCVGVKENIEVFKERGKINKNDVFVLCCDGFYNKFEEEELYSEIKKIKNIIDNDVLQEAAQKFVNKVKERGEKDNISIIIVGFVSDEGFIDKLKKHVGF, encoded by the coding sequence ATGGAAATTGTAGTAGGTGCTGTAAGTGATAAAGGAAATATAAAGCCAACTAATCAGGACAACTTTTTAGTGAAAATTTATGAAGACAACAATCGAGATATTGGATTGTTTGTTATGTGTGACGGAATGGGAGGGCTTTCCTTTGGAGAAATAGCAAGTTCTATTTCAGTTAAATACTTTAAAGAGTGGTTTGACAAACACTATGAAAGAATCATAAATGAAAAGGATGAAAAAAAAATAACAGAATTTATGGCCAAAATCATAGAAGTTGTTAATACGAAAATTAGAGATTATGGCAAAAAAGAATCAGTGAAGGTTGGTACAACTGTATCGGCTTTATTACTATGTAATGATATATACTATATTGCTCATGTTGGAGACAGCAGAATATATAAAATAAACAAGGAAATAAAGCAGCTTACAGAAGATCATACACTGGTAGCTATGAATGTTAGAAATAATATTATGACAGAAATTGAAGCAAAAAATAGTGCTAAAAAGAATATACTTACACAATGTGTTGGAGTTAAAGAAAACATTGAAGTATTTAAAGAACGTGGAAAAATAAATAAAAATGATGTTTTTGTTTTGTGCTGTGATGGCTTTTACAACAAATTTGAAGAAGAAGAATTATATAGTGAAATAAAAAAGATTAAAAACATTATTGATAATGATGTGCTTCAAGAAGCAGCGCAGAAATTTGTAAACAAGGTTAAGGAAAGGGGAGAAAAAGATAACATATCCATAATAATTGTTGGATTTGTATCTGATGAAGGCTTTATAGATAAATTAAAGAAGCATGTTGGATTTTAA
- a CDS encoding TetR/AcrR family transcriptional regulator produces the protein MNKTKNAIFKSALMIFSKNGYDGATMDEIASNAKVAKGTLYYHFKSKEEIFKYVISEGMNVIREEMEQEAGKESNPVNKLKAICRFQIGMIFRNRDFFKVLMSQLWGQDSRQLELRKVIKDYIEIIERYLKDAMEKGYIKKGETEFMSYTFFGVLCSGAVYDLINQGNESMENLTNKITRYLFNGIDIL, from the coding sequence ATGAATAAGACAAAGAATGCCATATTCAAGTCTGCCCTTATGATATTTTCAAAGAATGGATATGATGGTGCAACTATGGATGAGATTGCATCGAATGCAAAAGTAGCAAAGGGAACTCTTTATTACCATTTTAAAAGTAAGGAAGAAATTTTTAAATATGTAATTTCTGAAGGCATGAATGTTATAAGAGAAGAAATGGAACAGGAAGCAGGAAAGGAAAGTAATCCTGTAAATAAGTTAAAAGCAATCTGTAGGTTTCAAATAGGAATGATATTTAGAAATAGAGACTTTTTTAAGGTACTTATGAGCCAGCTTTGGGGTCAGGATTCCAGACAGCTTGAATTAAGGAAAGTTATAAAGGACTATATAGAGATTATTGAAAGATATCTTAAAGACGCAATGGAAAAAGGCTACATAAAAAAAGGAGAAACTGAGTTTATGTCCTATACTTTTTTTGGTGTACTTTGTTCTGGAGCGGTGTATGACTTAATAAATCAAGGAAACGAAAGTATGGAGAATCTTACAAATAAGATAACTAGATATCTTTTTAATGGAATAGATATATTATAA
- a CDS encoding DUF6382 domain-containing protein, translating to MNKSNLKLEFENNPSKNYIVTYLDNIDCIVDYEVEMINNNPTSGALNIEIRQFNDKIKVLYDATGRIPIKEYLKGRTIRKSEFITILKNIAVCLLECKNYFLDEKKFLMDLETIFISEKDFSVNLLYLPFELITEEDINVTYRNLVKSLIIDFVSIEEKTSENIIQETLKYLRKDDFNLVGFKNYLESSETSGIKVVDAPESNIQNKVESVPVRIENEPIQEEVVKEPVVHHEIKPSNIDVTQNKSEEFNTDSNLKSKKVEVKSNTTGNKKRKILYIVISQVIAAAIIGIEVAFILKMLFMIIAIAVVVAVDVALVIFILLRGNKVETVADKRRANTSFIKRDKEAKESKPSKREIVTEMSYETELLDSKTAFLMSKKAGTVERIFINKDSFKIGRISGQADYISDNKAVGKLHAEIRKQNEKYYLIDLTSRNGTFVNGQKINSDELYEIRNGDTIMFANSEFTFAIE from the coding sequence ATGAATAAAAGTAATTTAAAGTTGGAGTTTGAAAATAATCCTTCAAAAAATTATATAGTAACTTATTTAGATAATATTGATTGCATTGTAGATTATGAAGTTGAAATGATAAATAATAATCCTACTTCTGGAGCTTTGAATATTGAAATAAGACAATTTAATGATAAAATCAAAGTTTTATATGATGCAACAGGAAGAATACCGATAAAAGAATATTTAAAGGGAAGAACTATAAGGAAAAGTGAATTTATAACAATACTAAAAAATATAGCAGTATGCCTTTTGGAATGCAAAAATTATTTTCTAGATGAGAAAAAGTTTCTTATGGATTTAGAAACAATATTTATAAGTGAAAAAGATTTCAGCGTGAACTTATTATATCTTCCATTTGAGCTAATTACCGAAGAAGATATAAATGTAACATATAGAAATCTTGTTAAAAGTTTAATCATAGATTTTGTAAGTATTGAGGAAAAAACTTCTGAAAACATCATACAAGAAACTTTAAAATATCTTAGAAAAGATGATTTTAATTTGGTAGGCTTTAAAAATTATCTTGAAAGTTCTGAAACATCTGGTATTAAAGTAGTAGATGCCCCTGAAAGTAATATTCAAAATAAAGTAGAAAGTGTACCTGTGAGAATTGAAAATGAACCTATACAAGAAGAAGTTGTTAAGGAACCAGTTGTGCATCATGAAATAAAGCCTTCTAATATAGATGTTACTCAAAATAAAAGTGAAGAATTTAACACAGATAGCAACCTTAAAAGTAAGAAGGTGGAAGTAAAAAGCAATACAACTGGTAATAAGAAAAGAAAGATATTATATATAGTTATTTCTCAAGTTATAGCAGCAGCAATAATAGGTATTGAGGTTGCATTTATACTTAAAATGCTGTTTATGATTATAGCTATAGCAGTAGTAGTTGCTGTAGATGTAGCTCTTGTAATATTTATTTTGTTAAGAGGAAATAAAGTTGAAACGGTAGCTGATAAAAGAAGAGCAAATACTAGTTTTATAAAACGCGATAAGGAAGCTAAGGAAAGTAAACCATCTAAAAGAGAAATAGTAACGGAAATGTCTTATGAAACAGAACTTTTAGATTCAAAAACAGCCTTTCTAATGAGTAAAAAAGCTGGTACAGTAGAAAGAATATTCATAAATAAGGACTCATTTAAAATAGGTAGAATATCCGGACAAGCAGATTATATTTCAGATAATAAAGCTGTTGGAAAACTTCACGCGGAAATAAGAAAACAAAATGAAAAATACTACTTAATAGATTTAACATCAAGAAATGGAACCTTTGTAAATGGCCAAAAAATAAATAGTGATGAATTATATGAAATTAGGAATGGAGATACAATTATGTTTGCTAATAGTGAGTTTACATTTGCTATTGAATAA
- a CDS encoding EsaB/YukD family protein, with translation MEKAVVIVKIEGTEEEYELEIPIDITVKEICAALNKALKFEDRDIKVSGYYIKTENPIGFLKGNDVLKKYGIANGSTIILI, from the coding sequence TTGGAGAAAGCAGTAGTTATAGTTAAAATTGAAGGAACTGAAGAGGAATATGAACTTGAAATACCTATTGATATTACTGTAAAAGAAATATGTGCAGCATTAAATAAAGCACTAAAATTTGAAGATAGGGACATAAAGGTTTCAGGATATTATATAAAAACGGAAAATCCTATAGGCTTTTTAAAGGGAAATGATGTTTTAAAAAAGTACGGAATAGCAAATGGAAGCACAATAATATTGATATAA
- a CDS encoding ABC1 kinase family protein, giving the protein MKKSVQRFRKIVKVLAFYGFGYIVDSKLNNAKNSPENLRRAFEALGPTFIKIGQILSTRPDIIPPDYIHELSKLQDKAPAETFENMERIFIEEFKRPIDDFFSYFNKKPLASASIAQVHEATLKSGKKVIVKIQRPNIEEKMKLDLSILYKIVSLTKAKFLDTLIDSKEAIEELISSTELELDFKNEANNMVLFKKLNSDTDFVTCPDLVSKLSSRHIITMDKIDGLKVTDVKALKEAGHDIDDIGKKLALSYFKQVFEDGFFHGDPHPGNILIQKNKICYIDFGIMGHISKNLKNALNDIIISIAYQNIDKLISVIMSIGIKTGYIDRNQLYEDIDYIFASYLSTSLENIKISQLIQEVFDCSKRNNVRMPKDLIILVRGFVIIEGVIAKISPDISFLDVAIPFVKAQNKAEIFGNFNMYEVLLNSYMFFKSSLKVPKKFIDLSDSIMRGRAKLQLSHTNLEESINELSKMVNRLILGIIISSMIISSSVIVHSNIGPKVCNISIIGITGYILTALMGFWLLISIIRSHKM; this is encoded by the coding sequence ATGAAAAAGTCAGTGCAGCGTTTTAGAAAAATAGTTAAAGTTCTTGCCTTTTATGGTTTTGGCTACATAGTTGACTCCAAGCTTAATAATGCAAAAAATTCTCCTGAAAACTTGAGAAGAGCTTTTGAAGCTCTTGGCCCAACCTTTATTAAAATAGGTCAAATTTTAAGCACAAGACCTGATATAATTCCTCCTGATTACATACATGAGCTTTCAAAGCTTCAAGATAAAGCCCCTGCGGAAACCTTCGAGAATATGGAAAGAATATTCATAGAAGAATTTAAAAGACCTATTGATGATTTTTTTTCCTACTTTAATAAAAAGCCTCTAGCATCAGCTTCAATTGCTCAAGTTCATGAAGCCACTTTAAAGAGCGGCAAAAAAGTAATTGTAAAGATTCAAAGGCCTAATATAGAAGAAAAGATGAAATTAGATCTTTCTATCCTATATAAAATAGTAAGCTTAACAAAGGCAAAATTTTTAGATACCTTAATAGATTCTAAAGAAGCTATTGAAGAATTGATTTCCTCTACAGAACTCGAACTGGACTTTAAAAATGAAGCTAACAACATGGTTCTTTTTAAAAAATTAAACTCAGATACGGATTTTGTTACATGCCCAGACTTAGTTAGCAAGCTATCAAGCCGACACATAATAACTATGGATAAAATAGATGGTTTAAAGGTAACTGATGTAAAAGCGCTTAAAGAGGCAGGACATGATATAGATGATATTGGCAAAAAATTAGCTCTTTCATACTTTAAACAGGTTTTTGAAGACGGTTTCTTTCATGGTGATCCTCATCCTGGAAACATACTAATACAAAAAAATAAAATATGCTACATAGACTTCGGAATCATGGGGCATATTAGTAAAAATCTTAAAAACGCATTAAACGATATTATTATATCAATAGCTTATCAAAATATAGATAAATTAATATCTGTAATAATGTCTATTGGAATAAAAACCGGCTATATTGATAGAAATCAACTCTATGAAGATATAGACTATATTTTTGCAAGCTATTTATCAACTTCTCTTGAAAACATAAAAATATCTCAGCTAATTCAAGAAGTATTTGACTGTTCAAAGAGAAATAATGTTAGAATGCCTAAGGATTTAATCATTCTTGTAAGAGGCTTTGTAATAATTGAAGGTGTTATTGCTAAAATTTCGCCTGATATTTCTTTCTTAGATGTTGCAATTCCCTTTGTTAAAGCTCAAAACAAAGCAGAGATCTTTGGCAATTTTAACATGTATGAAGTTTTACTTAACTCATATATGTTTTTCAAATCATCATTAAAGGTTCCAAAAAAGTTTATAGATTTAAGTGACAGTATCATGAGGGGCCGTGCTAAACTTCAACTTAGCCACACAAATCTAGAGGAATCTATAAATGAATTAAGTAAAATGGTTAACAGACTTATATTAGGTATAATAATATCCTCAATGATAATAAGCTCCTCTGTTATAGTTCACTCAAATATAGGTCCTAAGGTATGTAATATTTCTATAATAGGAATTACAGGATATATCCTTACTGCACTTATGGGTTTTTGGCTACTTATCTCTATAATACGTTCACATAAAATGTAA
- a CDS encoding phosphatidylserine decarboxylase has protein sequence MIKYYNRKTKQYEIEKVAGENYLNWTYSSPIGMSFLEALIKKKAFSSIYGSFCDSKISKGKVKKFIDSFDIDILESEKKPEAFKSFNDFFTRKLTKEARPFSTNKEILISPGDGRLLVYENIDLDNLVEIKGMGYSLKELIKDEKISSKYKNGICMILRLCPTDYHRFHFVDSGVCSATSKIKGSYYSVNPIALNKVKRLFCENKREWSILKSDNFKDILYIEVGATCVGSIIQTYKENTKVNKGDEKGYFKFGGSTVVLFFEKDSVKIDEDILEQTRLGYETKVFMGESIGKK, from the coding sequence ATGATTAAATATTATAATAGAAAAACAAAGCAGTATGAAATTGAGAAGGTAGCAGGGGAAAATTACCTTAACTGGACTTACTCCTCTCCTATTGGAATGAGCTTTCTGGAAGCTTTGATAAAGAAGAAGGCATTTTCAAGTATATATGGTTCATTTTGTGATTCAAAAATCAGTAAAGGCAAAGTAAAAAAATTCATAGACTCCTTTGATATTGACATTCTAGAAAGTGAAAAAAAGCCTGAAGCTTTCAAATCCTTCAATGATTTCTTTACTAGAAAACTTACAAAAGAAGCAAGACCTTTCTCCACAAATAAAGAAATTTTAATTTCTCCTGGAGATGGTAGACTACTTGTTTATGAGAATATAGATTTAGATAATTTAGTTGAAATAAAAGGTATGGGCTATAGCCTAAAGGAACTTATAAAGGATGAAAAAATAAGCTCAAAATATAAGAATGGAATATGTATGATTCTAAGGCTATGTCCAACTGATTATCATAGGTTTCATTTTGTAGATAGCGGTGTGTGCAGCGCTACCTCAAAAATTAAAGGCTCATATTACTCAGTGAATCCTATTGCCTTAAATAAAGTAAAGAGGTTATTTTGCGAAAACAAAAGAGAATGGAGTATATTAAAGTCTGATAATTTTAAGGATATCCTATATATAGAAGTTGGAGCTACTTGCGTTGGAAGTATTATTCAAACTTACAAGGAAAATACCAAGGTCAACAAAGGTGATGAAAAAGGCTACTTTAAATTTGGAGGCTCCACAGTAGTTTTATTCTTTGAAAAAGATTCAGTTAAAATAGATGAAGATATACTTGAGCAAACAAGATTAGGTTACGAAACTAAAGTATTTATGGGTGAAAGTATTGGAAAAAAATAA
- a CDS encoding phasin family protein, producing MIDELKKVLLAGLGSAAYTYEKGSKLIDEMVKKGKLTLEEGKELSQELKKSIKEKSELVGEKVKPVSKQDISDVLDKYTAVLNAEITELKERVSKLEDKIQ from the coding sequence ATGATTGATGAATTAAAGAAAGTTCTTCTTGCAGGATTAGGCTCAGCTGCCTATACTTATGAAAAAGGTTCAAAATTAATTGATGAGATGGTTAAAAAGGGTAAACTAACTCTTGAAGAAGGAAAAGAACTTTCTCAAGAATTAAAAAAGAGTATAAAAGAAAAAAGTGAACTCGTAGGTGAAAAAGTAAAGCCTGTATCAAAGCAGGATATTTCAGATGTTTTAGATAAATATACTGCAGTTTTAAATGCTGAAATAACTGAATTAAAGGAAAGAGTTTCAAAACTAGAAGATAAAATACAGTAA